The DNA region GCTGAGCTGACACTCCTCCTATCTTGAGTTCTCTAACAAGGCCAGGAGTGACCAGGGAAATGAAAATACAGCAAAGAGAAGTCAGTACCAAGGCTGGAAGAGTCCTAACAGCAGGAAACTCTTATCATCCAGAGAGAAACTATGGAATAACAAAAAGAACTCGGATTAATCCTCATGCCTCAGCGTGGGAGACTACTGAAGGCTATGGAGATAAAAGAAACGATGTTTGTGCTTTGAAAAATGGGGAGTATTgcctctgtgctgcagaggggGAAACACTGCTCCAAGACCAAGGTAAAACGTTTGTAGATTTGCACTGGAAGTGTTTGGTCTGTGCATGGCCCTCAGGGAATTAAAAAAGGAAGATGTGGCCGACCACTGTGCTGCAGTCAGAGAGGAATCCACAGAAGCTGCCTCTGAGCTCTGTGGTGGGTGTGCAGAGCTGCGAACGACCTGGTTCatcatttgggttggaaaagacctttaagatcactGAGGAGATGAGCAGGGATGTGCCACTGCCTGGGATCCTGAACCAGGAGGCAAAGATGCCGCAGGTCCCACCTGCTGTGTCCTGGCTCTGCTGTCAAGTAACATTTTTAGCACATGTGAAGCAGTTGGGAATTATTACTGTAAAGAAATCTAAGCAAGAGGAGCAGCAGATGCACAAGAACAAGCAGATTGCCTAGCAGGAAGcgaggagaggagaggctgtTCAGCTACAGGGCTTGCAGAAAACTGGAGTTCCAACTATTTCCTCttgaaaaaaaatgaggaaggGCTGTGGAGCTCACCGTGGAAATAGATGGCATTGAGCAGGAGCATCACTGTGTtctgagggagctgctggaggaaggagggaaTTTTTCCATGAGTGACATCCTTTACCCAGCTGTTTATGGCCACGAGGTCGTCCTGATTGATCCCAGAAAGGGTCTTGGGCTTTGCTCCATAGAATTTCTCTGAATCCTCCAGGAACTTCTCTTTGACCTCAAACCCTGGCAGAGGGGAGGAATGATGGGAAAGGTTTGCTCAGCGTGCTATGACACTCCCCAGGAGGAGGAAACAGGGGAAATTGATGTCTCCAGGGTGTTTCCATCACTCTGTGGGACTGGGAGGTTTGTCCTACACCAGTCCAGCCCCTCCTCTCACCTTTCTGCAGGTACAGGCATGACCCCAGGCTCAGGGTGGACTCTGAAAGCCTCCTGCCGAGGGTGCCCAGCATCTGGTGGAGGCAGGGCACTGACTCCAGGTGCATCACCTCCAGCAAACGCTTCTCTGTCTGATTTGCTGCCCCTAAAAATCAAATTCCTGTTAGGTCTCCTGCCCACGGCGTGGAAAACAAGGATGTTACTCTGGCTGCCTCTTGTTAGAAACACGCTGTGCCTCACAAGAGAGGCTGGAGAAATCTGAGAGCCGGAGCCTCAGAGGGCAGCTTCAATTGTAATCATGGCTAATtaaagctgcaggagcaaggaTAAGTGGAAGGGACTGTATTTCATTTGCATCTGGTTGCTCATGgctctgggagaggagctgggaagggaatggtgGCTTTGCCACTGAGAATTACCCAgagccaggtgggacagggcgAGGGCGATGCTCAGGGGGGACAGGATCACGTTGCTTCTGTTGGACTCCAGCTCCACCTCCCTCAGGAGATCAATGCTGAATCTCATCAAGCCATCTGCCAGCTTCTGGCTCGTCTTCCAAGTCAGCTCACAGCTTTTAtctccctcctcttcagcagAGGCATTTTCCCCAGGTGAGTTCTCCCCAcgacagcccccagccccagccacggCTTCATCTTCTGAGTTCCAGGCATCCCTTGAGTCTGGCAGGGTGCTGGGGAGTGCTGACATGGCTCCATCATTCTCCTGGAAGCTGTCATAACTGAATTCTACCATCTTtccctctggcagggcagggatggctccCAGCAAATCCGACTGTGCAATTCCAGCACTTTTCACATCCTGGGGAGAAACaaggagagagcaggagcacagtGACATCCTCATGGGCTGTCACTGCACACTCAAATGGGCTGAGAAaactgcactgctctgctctggtggtGGTTTTGCTTCAGTTTCCCTTTAACCCTGAGGATAATGGTTTGGAAAAGAGGTCTTGGATCCTGTGAAAATGGACCCAGTGAGGGCCTGGCAGTGGTTCCTCCTCTAATTGCTCTCAGGAAAGCTCGAGGGCAAGACCCACCACCAGCTCAGCACATGTCCTGTGCCTTCAGCATTTACAGATCCATCATGCTCAGCCTTGATTTCATCTCCTCCCCTCACACATTTTAGCAGTGCCCACCCTGGTCACCCCttctgctgctgtcacagccctgATCCAGTTTGGCTCAATTCCTCCTCCAGGCATCTGTGTTTTCTTGACCTGTGTGTTCTATTCCACCCTCCTTCTCTCTAAATTCCCTCATTTTCCACTCTTCTAAGCTTTAGCCTTTAGCACTGCCACTGCTCCCCTCACATTTGCATGATCTGAAACATCCCAGGCTCAATGGGCTGGATCAGCTACAGGCCTTTCTCCCTGTCATCCTCACAGCTGGTGGTTTCCCTCACCTTTCCTTATCAATCAGAAATTAAATCATCCACCTGCCAGCCCCTGTACACACCATACTGGTGTTAACTCCATGCTCTGCTGTTATTTAGGGTGAGTTTCCAACACAGCACTGGCATCAGCTGGGAGGGAGTAAATCCTGCAGAAAAATGGACTTTCCCAtggcagtggcactgcctgggctcaTCCCTTCTCAGGAAAAAACTGCAAATCCACAGCAAAACTTCATCCCCCTTGGGTGGAACCCATCAGTGCTTACCCTCAGCTTCCCATCCTTGTCCAGGAAGAGACGGTGCTGCTCAATGCCATGTGCCagctgtggggggaaaaaaatcaacaaaaaacacccccaaaatcaggTCCCTCTGAATTTCCAGAGTTTGttttccctgctcccactgcagtcCCCACAtgggcaggattttgggattcAAACCCAGGGGTGGTGgaagtgaggagcagctggagacaCTGCAAACACTGGAATTGTTTAGAAAGGGATCAGGTCAGTCTGGCACAAAATAATGGATAACTTTTGAGAGTGAGCAGTGGGGTTTTGCAATCTCAGTTCTGACATGGATCCAGATTTaaaaggggggggggaggaaaaaCCTGCTTTTCAAAAAGTTCCTGTTAACTCCTGCAGGTCACGGTCACCAAATACAGTTTGAGGTCAAgttccaaaagaaaaaattctacAGAAATATGAATAATATTGAAAATGTAATACTGAaaacattatatataatattgaaaatattatatataatattgaaaatattatatataatattggcattactatatataatattgaaaatattaagtataatattataaatattgaagatatatataaaatattataaatattgaaTGAAAATAAGAACATCCACAACTATTTGAGCTGGGTAAAAGATTAGAAACCTTGCTGGTGAACCTCCTCCACCAATCTGCCTTCCAGGGCTTTTCTGGGTGGTTATTTACCCCATGGTCTGGCTCAGGGAGCCACCACAGTTTGCTGGAGTAGGAACTTACCCTTGGgaggctgtgcagagcagccaggcagagcagcccccagaGGAACCCCATTTTCCTGGAACACAAGGACCAGCCGAGAGAGGAGTGAGCTGCAATATTCTGCCTATTCAGCTCAGCAGGGAGAAAATTATCAGCCTGGCCAAACAGGTTGGCACAGGAGCTCGTGGAAAGCAATGGGGAGATGAACAAAGCTGCAAAGGAACAACACAGGGCTCTGGTGCCAAGGCAGGGAAATCAGAGAGGAGCAGGGgcccacagccaggctgggctgggatcctGCCTGTCTGACCCTGCTGCCCTGGTTTCTCTGCATTGCAAATGGTATTTCCCTAATCAGTGCTGCACACACCGTGCCTCTGGAAGGAGACAAGAGCCTCTCTGCTCCTTTCCCATGGAAACAACCGGGATACAGGCACAGCAtcctcagctgtgccccagggagAAGGGCTACTGACCTGCAGGTGCTCAGCAAGTGCTGTCTGGGAGGGAGTTTGCAGCTATGAAGTGCAATATCAGAGCAATTTCCCAGCACTGTGTCCTGCAAGGGGGAGTCCTCCCCTTCCCAGCACTCATTTTCCCTTTTGCTGGCAAACCCCgcctctcccctctccctgctccattTCCAgactgggacagggctgccagggTCACAGCAAAACCCCATCCAATGCTTTACTCGACCACTTTTCCCTTTctgacagaaataaaataccTTCTCCTGCTCATAAAAACCCCCACACCAAAGCCCTGCCCCCTGCATGGTGCCCACATTTAATTCCTGGGGCTGCTTTCCACTCTCCAAGCAGTCCTGACTTCACCCAGAACTGCTGGGCTGAGATCCCACTTGGGGCCAGTTCACTCCTCCCCTTccttcaccccaaatcctgcagccccaaataccccaaataaaaaccccaaatcccccttttcctccctggtGGTGCCCATCCTTTAACCCTCTGCCAAATTCACCCCTCTCTCCCAGAGGGCCATTGCAGGAGCCCTCATTTCTGTCAAATCCTTTGCTTTGTCCCTTACCTGAGGCTGTTGATGTCCACgttggagctggcagctgctttagcctgcccagcagctctgcatggggcacacagagctctggtccagcctccccttcccagcagtGACCTTCAGCACCACCCCCTGTTTGAGAATTTGGCAGGCAAATATTGACCCACAGCATCCGGGTAAATATTTCTCTGGGGGAGAAGAGTGAACCTCTGGTGCTTTTGGAGATGGGGACACACTTTTGGGGCTGCTGTACCTTCAAGACAACCTTAAAGATCCAAAACTCCCACCAGCAGAAGTGATTTGCAAGTGGCTCCACTTTGCATTCACTCCCTGTGCTAGGAATATTCTCTTTTATTCATAAACATCAGTGAAAATGCAGAGCTCGGTGTTTATTGCCACAGGGCTGTctgtttggggattttctttgctcaaagccccagctctgcagggtgagGCACTGGTTTAACAGAGGTGCCcagggggctgtggctgcacacagcagctcggagggccaggctgggctgagccaggagcagctgctccctgccctggggcacagcacgctccagagctccccagggcgGCaggtcccagtgcccagggcatgcacacactgctgggacacagaggaacAGCGCTGGGGACGGGCAGaactccagcagagctgccctggctgcattTGTGCTGTATGAGGGAGTGGTGCTGAtccttctgcctctgcctgTGTCCTCAGGGGGAGAGGAGAGCCAGCAGGGAGCACCAACAGCATCTTCCACTCATCCATTCCTTGCAGGACTCCTGGTTCCCAAGCTCACCCACAAATCTGAGCTCTCCAAGCACTTCTGGGAGCTTCTTCCCCTTGGAAAGCAAATcctgtgcagcacagccctgtcctgcacccagggctgccccagagcacaaGAGGAGCCTCAAGGATGAGGTGTAacctgggctgagcagcaggagagctgcaggcagcacagccagcccctccagcagcacagagctcacacacacacacacacagaggtctgCAGTTCTTTCAAAGAGTATATTAGAAGTAAATATTTACATCTATTGCAAATGCTTAATAGGCAACACGGGACTGAGAGCTCCCCTTGGGTAGGACAGCACTGGCCAACCACTCCAGCCAcacctccccagctccctgcagctggatGGAAGCCctctcccctttcccctcccacGACAACCCTCAGCAGGCTCCTCCTCTGCCCAAGAGCTTCCCACTCCCCTGGTACTGCCTCCGGCTCGGCTGAAGGATGGATGGGAAAGGGGCTGACATAGAAGGGAGGAAACTGCTCCTACTGGTGGGGCAAAGAGCACCCTCTGTGCCTTTGGGGTGGGAACAGACAGTGCTGTCCCAAAGGAAAGGTCAAACAGAGACCAGGCTGGATTCCTGCCTCCTGCCTCTCACCCTTCAAGGGCAGGAGGGCACAAAACTGAGCACCTTTTGCTGTCCTGTCTTCCCCAGGAGCCTCACCAGCAGAGAAGATTAGGATTTACTGAGGATCAATGCCAGTGCACAGCACACATGGCATTCCTCACTCTTTAAATCATCATGGGATGCTGGGGTAGGAACCAACAGCCCTATCCCACTGCTCCAGAAGCCAAAATCCCCATGGAAGCATCTAGTTATCTAGTCCTGACCTCCTTAGAGAGTCACATTCCCACCCCAATGTGCCCACTGTGACAGGATCTGGCAGGGCAGATGGGGTTCGTGCCTTGGCTGccttccatcccagcccttgcCCTGCAGCCAGCTCGGCAGCAGAAGGGCCCTGCTgagcccctcctcctcctcctcctcctcccatgCAGGCTCTAACTCATCTGGCAGAACCTGGGGTTCACAGAGCACctcctctgggctttgaggaggaggagatgcagCTCCAAAGGCAGCAGTTCCCAAACCCAGCTTCTGCCATCCCAGTGGGGCTGTTCAGGGGTtcaggaggggaggggaagtgGAGGTGGCAGTAGCTAAACTGTTGTGTTTTGTCAAGGGGCACCTCCTACCCCTTAACTGAAGGAGGGAGGGTACCTGTGGTCCCTATTAGTGTGGAGGGCAGCTCACAGTCCCCTGGGGATCAGGCACACACGGTAAGGAAAGCTCCAGgcctctctgcagggctggcagtaaCCTACGACGCCCAAcatctctcccagcagcagcggcggaggtttctcagcttctcagttatggcttttttttctttctttctttttcaagacACAGAAAGAGCTTAGAGACCTAACAAGTACACCTCCCTCTGCATCCTGTGCTCACAAACACCTGACTGTGCCTCCTCCAAAGCCACGCTGCTGGcttccagggacagccagggggtcCCTAGGCCAGGAGCCGGATGACGCCGTTGTCCGAGCCCAGCAGGAGGTGGCACTTtgtgggcagcactgccaggctggtcAGGGTACCCCGAAAGTTCTCTGAGCTCAGcttggtggtgctgctgggcagggctgaggaCTCCAGCATGGAGTAGACCCCGATCTTGTTGGCCACGGTGCCAGTGACCACCTCGTTACCGTAGAGGTCGAAGGCGTGGATGGGCTCGGAGGCGGATTTGTAGTGGTGCAAAGgtttctgctccagctccttccaCACAGTCAGGGAGTGATCTGAGGAGGAGCTGATCAGCACGTTGCCctctgcagcctgcaggagagGAAAGGCCAGTGAACAGATATTTCTGTAAAAACTCACAATCTGGTGCTGCACGTGAGAGCAGCAGGTGGCTGCCAGTAATCCAATGGTCACAGTGCAATCCCTCAGGACATTCAGAGCTATTTCCAGGCAGCTGATGGTTCTGAGCAAGGCCTGgggtggacattgcaatctccTCCCAGAGATGGGCTGGGCCTCTTCTCAACAACACCCTGACACCCAACACAACTCATTCATCATCTCTTACTACTGCAGTGGGTACAGGGATTACCATGCAGTCTCCCTCTCCACTAAATCACCTGCCAAACTATTTTCCTTCTCAGGAGAAGGAATTGGGAGGGTCTCTCACAGTTGAAAATACTGCTGAGGGTAGGAGAAGCCTGGAGCTGCTTATTAGCAGAGCTAGTGAGAGGGTAAACAAGGCACACTGCTGAACTTTGTTTAACCCACATTTGGGTCGAGGACActggagagccagcactgctcccTGGGGTGGGTAAATATGGACAAGAGTTACTCATTAGAGCAACACTCTCCCAGGGaagcccagagccccgtggAGAAAGGAACACATTTGCTCCTTCACAGGAGCCATGGCTCCTCCCTGTTTGAAGTGTCTGCACTGGGGAAAAACTTGGTTTGACACTGAATGTGTCACTTCTTAGGACAGCTTCCCCCACACCCCATTTCTGATCAGACCCTAACCAGGAAAAGACTTTGTAACCTGGTTTTGACACCCAGTCCCTTGCCTGTATGCTCTAatgttttttcctcctctggctTTATAAAGTACAGCTCACTTGTGTTCTCCTTTTTGAAGTAGGTGTGATTATTTCACATCTacttccccttccacccatacTATACCATTAAAGACACTCTAGTATTCATACTAATACTTTCCCTACTCCATTTTAGGCCGTGGAATCTGGTAGCAATGAAGAATGTTGAGCCATAGACTCCGTCAGCAATGTGTACATGGCAACTGAGAGATGCAATTATGATGTGACTTATTCAGGTTGTGAATATGGCATTGAAAGCCAGGAGGGCTGAACTCTGGCAGCACGAGCTGGCCCAAGaacagctggcagcagcactaaCCATGGGGCAGGAGAGCTTGGGACACTGCAAGGGATGGAGCAAGGATGGAGCACACAACCTTGAGGGAATGATGCTCACACAGCCTCAGAGCATCACTGAGGCCCCACCCTGATCCCAGCTGAGCCTCTCACCTTGATCTGCAGGATGTCTCCCTCGTGGGCAGGCCAGCCCCGCATGATGAGCCCCGTCCTGGTGTCCAGCAGCACGATGAAGCCCGAGGAGAAGCCGGCCATGACGCTGCGGCCGCCGGGGCTCACGGCCAGGCAGCGGATGAGCCCCGCGCTCACGCCGCTGGCCAGGCGGAACTCGTGCtgcaacacacacacagcccagcaAGCTCAGGGCAGCTGCCTTTCAAGGGACAAGCTGGTTTCCATGCAGCCATCACAGCTGGCTTTGGGATCTGGGCTTTGGGCCAGCTGTGATCCCATCATTTAGCACAGGGATGGAGGCAGGGGACTCATGGTGCCATGTCCCTACCTGTAGTCCTGGTTTCCTGTGGTCGATGAACCTCAGCACAGAGTCTGCACTGGCCACAGAGATGCTGTGATAGGGAGGTGGCATGGTGGTCACAGCTGTGATGGGCACTTTGCTGTCTAGCTCATCAAAGGTCCGCAGAAGCTTGCCTGTGAAAAGATGACAGACATTACAGCAGGGCAAGTCACACAGCAAAcctccagctctgtgctggtttTTAACAGGAGCCACCCAaactcaacacagccctgcctgtAAGGGCTGGACCAGTTTACTCCAGCTCCTCACCCTTTCCCTCCTTACCCGTGAACTGGTCCCAGATGTGCACGGTGCCATCACAGCTCACCACGTGCTGCGGTGCCTCCAGCTGGCTCACGTAGAACACTGACTTCTTGTGCTCGGCGTAGGTGAAGCGCGGGGGCACCTCGCTGGTGCCATCCCCGTAGTTGTACAGCGGCCAAAGCCTCACTGTCTTGTCCTTGCTGCCACTCAGGAAGAAATCCTCACTGCCCAGCGGTGCCACGCACTTGATGGCCCCGGAGTGCCCTGAGAAACTCTGCAGCTTGATCTGGTGGAAGTGGAAGCGGGGGTCGTGCTGGCTCACCCCGATCTCGTACTGCCAGTAGGCCAGCCAGTTCCCACAGAGCATGTGGGTGCTGCGGGGCAGGTCCTGCTTCAGGGCACTCTCCtcgctgcaggagctgggagtgaATCCATCAGTGCCAGCACTGAGGTGCAGCAAGCCCAGGCCCTCCCGCTGCGTGTCCACGGGCACCTGGATGCGGT from Zonotrichia albicollis isolate bZonAlb1 chromosome 22, bZonAlb1.hap1, whole genome shotgun sequence includes:
- the SERPINF2 gene encoding alpha-2-antiplasmin isoform X4, with protein sequence MGFLWGLLCLAALHSLPRDVKSAGIAQSDLLGAIPALPEGKMVEFSYDSFQENDGAMSALPSTLPDSRDAWNSEDEAVAGAGGCRGENSPGENASAEEEGDKSCELTWKTSQKLADGLMRFSIDLLREVELESNRSNVILSPLSIALALSHLALGAANQTEKRLLEVMHLESVPCLHQMLGTLGRRLSESTLSLGSCLYLQKGFEVKEKFLEDSEKFYGAKPKTLSGINQDDLVAINSWVKDVTHGKIPSFLQQLPQNTVMLLLNAIYFHGFWRNKFNASFTGPDVFHLDNEFVVPVEMMKAHQYPLSWFTLESQDIQVAKFPFKSNVSFVVIVPNHNTRDTSHVLENFPYKQLCRLFPREVPTMVKIPKIKLDQKLELNQVLSQMGLQELFTSPNLQKITEQPLFVSSVQHQATLELREDGVEASAATSVVLSRSVSAFSLDRPFVFIIFEDETGIPLFIGSVQNPNPDAAPQIPEPQDSGEATDANKNRVPK
- the SERPINF2 gene encoding alpha-2-antiplasmin isoform X3 — encoded protein: MGFLWGLLCLAALHSLPRLAHGIEQHRLFLDKDGKLRDVKSAGIAQSDLLGAIPALPEGKMVEFSYDSFQENDGAMSALPSTLPDSRDAWNSEDEAVAGAGGCRGENSPGENASAEEEGDKSCELTWKTSQKLADGLMRFSIDLLREVELESNRSNVILSPLSIALALSHLALGAANQTEKRLLEVMHLESVPCLHQMLGTLGRRLSESTLSLGSCLYLQKGFEVKEKFLEDSEKFYGAKPKTLSGINQDDLVAINSWVKDVTHGKIPSFLQQLPQNTVMLLLNAIYFHGFWRNKFNASFTGPDVFHLDNEFVVPVEMMKAHQYPLSWFTLESQDIQVAKFPFKSNVSFVVIVPNHNTRDTSHVLENFPYKQLCRLFPREVPTMVKIPKIKLDQKLELNQVLSQMGLQELFTSPNLQKITEQPLFVSSVQHQATLELREDGVEASAATSVVLSRSVSAFSLDRPFVFIIFEDETGIPLFIGSVQNPNPDAAPQIPEPQDSGEATDANKNRVPK
- the SERPINF2 gene encoding alpha-2-antiplasmin isoform X1, with product MLWVNICLPNSQTGGGAEGHCWEGEAGPELCVPHAELLGRLKQLPAPTWTSTASALFISPLLSTSSCANLFGQADNFLPAELNRQNIAAHSSLGWSLCSRKMGFLWGLLCLAALHSLPRLAHGIEQHRLFLDKDGKLRDVKSAGIAQSDLLGAIPALPEGKMVEFSYDSFQENDGAMSALPSTLPDSRDAWNSEDEAVAGAGGCRGENSPGENASAEEEGDKSCELTWKTSQKLADGLMRFSIDLLREVELESNRSNVILSPLSIALALSHLALGAANQTEKRLLEVMHLESVPCLHQMLGTLGRRLSESTLSLGSCLYLQKGFEVKEKFLEDSEKFYGAKPKTLSGINQDDLVAINSWVKDVTHGKIPSFLQQLPQNTVMLLLNAIYFHGFWRNKFNASFTGPDVFHLDNEFVVPVEMMKAHQYPLSWFTLESQDIQVAKFPFKSNVSFVVIVPNHNTRDTSHVLENFPYKQLCRLFPREVPTMVKIPKIKLDQKLELNQVLSQMGLQELFTSPNLQKITEQPLFVSSVQHQATLELREDGVEASAATSVVLSRSVSAFSLDRPFVFIIFEDETGIPLFIGSVQNPNPDAAPQIPEPQDSGEATDANKNRVPK
- the SERPINF2 gene encoding alpha-2-antiplasmin isoform X2; the encoded protein is MLWVNICLPNSQTGGGAEGHCWEGEAGPELCVPHAELLGRLKQLPAPTWTSTASALFISPLLSTSSCANLFGQADNFLPAELNRQNIAAHSSLGWSLCSRKMGFLWGLLCLAALHSLPRDVKSAGIAQSDLLGAIPALPEGKMVEFSYDSFQENDGAMSALPSTLPDSRDAWNSEDEAVAGAGGCRGENSPGENASAEEEGDKSCELTWKTSQKLADGLMRFSIDLLREVELESNRSNVILSPLSIALALSHLALGAANQTEKRLLEVMHLESVPCLHQMLGTLGRRLSESTLSLGSCLYLQKGFEVKEKFLEDSEKFYGAKPKTLSGINQDDLVAINSWVKDVTHGKIPSFLQQLPQNTVMLLLNAIYFHGFWRNKFNASFTGPDVFHLDNEFVVPVEMMKAHQYPLSWFTLESQDIQVAKFPFKSNVSFVVIVPNHNTRDTSHVLENFPYKQLCRLFPREVPTMVKIPKIKLDQKLELNQVLSQMGLQELFTSPNLQKITEQPLFVSSVQHQATLELREDGVEASAATSVVLSRSVSAFSLDRPFVFIIFEDETGIPLFIGSVQNPNPDAAPQIPEPQDSGEATDANKNRVPK